From Streptomyces sp. CMB-StM0423, a single genomic window includes:
- a CDS encoding pilus assembly protein TadG-related protein has protein sequence MRSDAGQAFPLYIAAIGGLLFLAVAYFAVGQAVAHRNYAQGAADAAALAAAHDAREQLSEGLLDTLLDPDSWDDILGGEGFEYGSACAAAQDFAAKNDADTTACDRVYDPDDGFTVTVRNREAVGDTLVPGTESKRSEATATAVLESRCDLKEPEGGDEGGGGDEDRDEDRDEDRDEPPPLELDCDGGDWSIDPEDIDLLPDPEDLFSVRLVE, from the coding sequence CTGAGGTCCGATGCCGGGCAGGCATTTCCCCTCTATATCGCGGCCATCGGCGGACTGCTTTTTCTGGCCGTCGCGTACTTCGCCGTCGGCCAGGCCGTGGCGCACCGCAACTATGCCCAGGGGGCGGCCGACGCCGCCGCGCTGGCCGCCGCCCACGACGCGCGCGAGCAGTTGTCGGAGGGGTTGCTGGACACGCTCCTCGACCCGGACTCGTGGGACGACATCCTCGGGGGCGAGGGCTTCGAGTACGGGTCCGCCTGCGCCGCGGCGCAGGACTTCGCCGCCAAGAACGACGCGGACACGACCGCGTGCGACCGTGTTTACGACCCGGACGACGGCTTCACGGTGACCGTGCGGAATCGTGAGGCCGTGGGGGACACGCTCGTCCCGGGAACGGAAAGCAAGCGCTCCGAGGCCACGGCGACGGCGGTGCTCGAATCCCGGTGTGATCTGAAGGAGCCCGAGGGCGGCGACGAAGGCGGTGGCGGAGACGAGGACCGTGACGAGGACCGGGACGAAGACCGGGACGAGCCGCCGCCGCTGGAGCTCGACTGCGACGGCGGCGACTGGTCCATCGACCCCGAAGACATCGACCTCCTGCCCGACCCGGAGGACCTCTTCTCCGTACGTCTCGTCGAATGA
- a CDS encoding LLM class flavin-dependent oxidoreductase, which produces MTRLATVFIPQFPPEQLRAVARAADEAGIDELWVWEDCFYESGVATAAAVLAWTERVHVAIGILPVPLRNVALVAMETATLHRLFPGRVTLGVGHGVQSWMGQVGARAASPLTLLREHLTALRALLAGEKVTVDGRYVTLDGVELAWPPAAAPPVFSGGTGPKTLRLTAESADGTILAGGASPEVVQEAAEAVRAGRDAAGRGGEHPLVASILVATGPGAERRLAGDARRMGWDPAAEAHVAGDAAAVAAAVDRWAAAGATTVVLQPTADEPDPVAFVRWVAEEVRPLVS; this is translated from the coding sequence ATGACGAGACTTGCCACCGTGTTCATCCCCCAGTTCCCTCCCGAGCAGCTTCGCGCCGTCGCTCGCGCCGCCGACGAGGCCGGGATCGACGAGTTGTGGGTGTGGGAGGACTGCTTCTACGAGAGCGGGGTCGCCACCGCCGCCGCCGTACTCGCCTGGACCGAGCGGGTGCACGTCGCCATCGGGATCCTGCCCGTGCCGCTTCGGAACGTCGCGCTGGTCGCCATGGAGACCGCCACCCTGCACCGGCTGTTCCCCGGGCGCGTGACGCTCGGGGTGGGGCACGGGGTGCAGTCGTGGATGGGGCAGGTGGGGGCGCGGGCCGCGTCGCCGCTGACGTTGCTGCGGGAGCATCTGACCGCGCTGCGCGCGCTGCTCGCCGGGGAGAAGGTCACCGTCGACGGGCGGTACGTCACCCTCGACGGCGTCGAGCTGGCCTGGCCGCCGGCCGCGGCGCCGCCGGTGTTCTCCGGGGGTACGGGGCCCAAGACGCTGCGGCTCACCGCGGAGTCGGCCGACGGGACGATCCTCGCCGGGGGTGCCTCCCCCGAGGTGGTGCAGGAGGCCGCCGAGGCGGTACGGGCCGGGCGGGACGCCGCCGGGCGGGGCGGGGAGCATCCGCTCGTCGCCTCGATCCTCGTCGCCACCGGCCCCGGCGCCGAGCGCCGGCTCGCCGGGGACGCCCGCCGGATGGGCTGGGATCCGGCCGCGGAGGCCCATGTCGCCGGGGACGCCGCGGCGGTCGCGGCCGCCGTGGACCGCTGGGCGGCGGCCGGGGCGACGACGGTGGTGCTCCAGCCGACCGCCGACGAGCCGGATCCGGTGGCGTTCGTCCGGTGGGTGGCGGAGGAGGTGCGTCCGCTGGTGTCGTAG
- a CDS encoding DUF5936 domain-containing protein — translation MAYGTLGLLLAAAFGLAAFGVLSGIRVYRAEVKLPSDLQVALEVGATRTTVVGSLIDRLGMRFAPLVLKLMGRRAVENKRRKIDRAGNPGGLTIDRYAARRAVYAAIGYGGALTLLSSGQWVGALVLAAFGYGWAEVGIWAAVRKRRDVIERTLPDFLDVLAVVVSAGLGFRQALDRVSERYSGPWADELRITLRQMDMGVSRRQAFEELRRRNDSEQVAQFVTALQQGEDLGAPIVETLIQIATDQRRTDAQNARRRASRAIPKATLLITSLMVPATIILLVTAVYLGSGSEFGVLTE, via the coding sequence ATGGCATACGGAACCCTCGGCCTGCTCCTCGCCGCCGCCTTCGGCCTCGCCGCCTTCGGCGTCCTCAGCGGCATCCGCGTCTACCGCGCCGAGGTCAAGCTCCCCAGCGACCTCCAGGTGGCCCTGGAGGTCGGCGCCACCCGCACCACCGTCGTCGGCTCCCTCATCGACCGGCTCGGGATGCGGTTCGCGCCGCTGGTGCTGAAGCTGATGGGCCGGCGGGCGGTGGAGAACAAGCGCCGCAAGATAGACCGCGCGGGCAACCCCGGCGGCCTGACGATCGACCGCTACGCCGCCCGCCGCGCCGTCTACGCCGCCATCGGCTACGGCGGCGCGCTCACCCTGCTCTCCTCCGGCCAGTGGGTCGGCGCGCTGGTGCTGGCGGCCTTCGGCTACGGCTGGGCGGAGGTCGGCATCTGGGCGGCCGTACGCAAGCGGCGCGACGTCATCGAACGCACGCTGCCCGACTTCCTCGACGTCCTGGCCGTGGTGGTCAGCGCGGGGCTCGGCTTCCGGCAGGCGCTGGACCGCGTCAGCGAGCGCTACTCGGGCCCCTGGGCGGACGAACTGCGCATCACCCTGCGCCAGATGGACATGGGCGTCTCCCGCCGGCAGGCGTTCGAGGAGCTGCGCCGCCGCAACGACTCCGAGCAGGTCGCCCAGTTCGTCACCGCGCTCCAGCAGGGCGAGGACCTGGGCGCGCCGATCGTCGAGACGCTGATACAGATCGCCACGGACCAGCGGCGCACGGACGCCCAGAACGCGCGCCGGCGCGCGTCCCGGGCGATCCCGAAGGCGACGCTGCTGATCACCAGCCTGATGGTGCCGGCGACGATCATCCTGCTGGTGACGGCGGTGTATCTGGGCTCCGGCTCGGAGTTCGGCGTGCTGACGGAGTAG
- a CDS encoding type II secretion system F family protein, whose product MDRQQLFALVVGLSLLAGALAVGGVAVYAAGRARRAELLDRLADAGDRRPGRRFAEVDRRVRPTRVGRYLERRIATTGLDVTPGEFTVYVLAGVAVLWLLADALFAAFFGPIAGLIGVWCAHAYLNWQRQKRIEAFINQLPDLSRILANATQAGLALRTALGLAAEELEAPAGEELTKVTDQLAVGVPLDDALGDLAERLPSRELSVLVSTLVLSNKAGGQVVGSLRNLTGTLNDRKETRREVRTQLSQVTLTAYTVPVMGIGTLLLTDQVMPGSIERMGSSPLGQGAVLTAVGLYALAILLIRRLAKIDV is encoded by the coding sequence ATGGACCGCCAGCAACTGTTCGCGCTCGTCGTCGGCCTGTCGCTGCTCGCCGGCGCGCTCGCCGTGGGCGGCGTCGCCGTCTACGCCGCGGGCCGCGCCCGCCGCGCCGAGCTGCTCGACCGGCTCGCCGACGCCGGCGACCGGCGGCCCGGGCGCCGCTTCGCGGAGGTCGACCGGCGGGTGCGGCCGACGCGCGTCGGCCGTTATCTGGAGCGGCGCATCGCGACGACCGGGCTGGACGTCACCCCGGGCGAGTTCACGGTGTACGTGCTGGCCGGCGTCGCCGTGCTGTGGCTGCTCGCCGACGCGCTGTTCGCCGCGTTCTTCGGCCCGATCGCCGGGCTCATCGGGGTGTGGTGCGCGCACGCCTACCTCAACTGGCAGCGGCAGAAGCGCATCGAGGCGTTCATCAACCAGCTCCCCGACCTCTCCCGCATCCTCGCCAACGCCACCCAGGCCGGCCTCGCCCTGCGCACCGCGCTCGGCCTCGCCGCCGAGGAGCTGGAGGCGCCGGCCGGCGAGGAGCTGACCAAGGTCACCGACCAGCTCGCCGTGGGCGTACCGCTCGACGACGCCCTCGGCGACCTCGCCGAGCGGCTGCCGTCGCGCGAGCTGTCCGTGCTCGTCTCCACGCTGGTGCTCTCCAACAAGGCCGGCGGCCAGGTCGTCGGCTCGCTGCGGAACCTCACCGGCACCCTCAACGACCGCAAGGAGACCCGCCGCGAGGTGCGCACCCAGCTCTCGCAGGTCACCCTCACCGCGTACACCGTGCCCGTCATGGGCATAGGCACCCTGCTGCTGACCGACCAGGTGATGCCAGGATCCATCGAGCGCATGGGCTCCTCGCCGCTCGGCCAGGGCGCGGTCCTGACGGCGGTCGGGCTGTACGCGCTGGCCATCCTGCTCATCCGCCGGCTCGCGAAGATCGACGTCTGA
- a CDS encoding CpaF family protein produces the protein MSLRARITTPDHTTEGHGETLVPTYRAKLLEEIDLAEMSALSPAERRARLERVLGHILSREGPVLSTAERSQLIRRVVDEALGLGILEPLLEDPSVTEIMVNGPDRIYVERAGRVEQLPLRFASDDQLMQTIERIVSTVNRRVDESTPMVDARLPTGERVNVIIPPLSLTGPTLTIRRFPRSYTLAELIGLGTLDEHMLLLLSGLVRAKFNVIVSGATGAGKTTLLNSLSGLIPEHERIITVEDAAELQLQQSHVIRLESRPPNVEGKGRITIRDLVRNSLRMRPDRIIVGEVRGGETLDMLQAMSTGHDGSLATVHANSAEDALMRLQTLASMSDVEVPFEALRDQINSAVDVIVQLARHTDGTRKIDEIVMLSSRGREVYQLVSVCRFRALPISSDRIVRGQFEFSPLPRRTGDRLFYAGEPVPPAFGVAPSERHLQTREAR, from the coding sequence ATGAGCCTGCGGGCCCGTATCACCACCCCCGACCACACCACGGAAGGCCACGGCGAGACCCTCGTCCCCACCTACCGCGCCAAGCTGCTGGAGGAGATCGACCTCGCCGAGATGTCGGCGCTGTCGCCCGCCGAGCGGCGCGCCCGGCTGGAGCGGGTGCTCGGCCACATCCTCAGCCGCGAGGGCCCGGTGCTCTCCACCGCCGAGCGCTCGCAGCTCATCCGCCGCGTCGTGGACGAGGCGCTGGGGCTCGGCATCCTGGAGCCGCTGCTGGAGGACCCGAGCGTCACCGAGATCATGGTCAACGGCCCCGACCGGATCTACGTCGAGCGGGCCGGCCGGGTCGAGCAACTGCCGCTGCGGTTCGCCTCCGACGACCAACTGATGCAGACCATCGAACGCATCGTCTCCACCGTCAACCGCCGCGTGGACGAGTCGACCCCCATGGTCGACGCCCGGCTGCCCACCGGCGAGCGCGTCAACGTCATCATCCCGCCGCTGTCGCTGACCGGGCCGACACTGACGATCCGCCGCTTCCCGCGCTCGTACACCCTCGCCGAACTCATCGGCCTCGGCACCCTCGATGAGCACATGCTGCTGCTGCTCTCCGGCCTGGTCCGGGCGAAGTTCAACGTCATCGTCTCCGGCGCCACCGGCGCCGGGAAGACCACCCTGCTGAACTCGCTCTCCGGGCTCATCCCCGAGCACGAGCGGATCATCACCGTCGAGGACGCCGCCGAACTGCAGTTGCAGCAGTCCCACGTCATCCGTCTGGAGTCGCGCCCGCCGAACGTCGAGGGCAAGGGCCGGATCACCATTCGCGACCTCGTACGCAACTCGCTGCGCATGCGCCCCGACCGCATCATCGTCGGCGAGGTGCGCGGCGGCGAGACGCTGGACATGCTGCAGGCCATGTCCACAGGACACGACGGCTCGCTGGCCACCGTGCACGCCAACTCCGCCGAGGACGCGCTGATGCGGCTGCAGACCCTGGCGTCGATGTCCGACGTCGAGGTGCCCTTCGAGGCGCTGCGCGACCAGATCAACTCGGCCGTCGACGTGATCGTGCAGCTCGCGCGGCACACCGACGGCACCCGCAAGATCGACGAGATCGTGATGCTGTCGTCCCGCGGCCGGGAGGTCTACCAACTGGTGTCCGTCTGCCGTTTCCGCGCCCTGCCGATCAGCTCGGACCGGATCGTCCGGGGCCAGTTCGAGTTCTCGCCGCTGCCGCGGCGCACCGGCGACCGCCTGTTCTACGCGGGCGAGCCCGTACCGCCGGCGTTCGGGGTCGCGCCCTCGGAGCGGCACCTGCAGACGCGGGAGGCGAGGTGA
- a CDS encoding TadE/TadG family type IV pilus assembly protein, translated as MAIEYIGFLPVLIFIALAAVQLGIAAYTASQAGTAARAAARMESLDDPPSSAAAAGAAAISDWLDAGFSVSSGDGEVTVTASVEIPSLIPGVDNFGSVERSSTMPRGKD; from the coding sequence GTGGCGATCGAGTACATCGGCTTCCTGCCCGTGCTCATCTTCATCGCGCTCGCCGCCGTGCAGTTGGGCATCGCCGCCTACACCGCCTCCCAGGCCGGCACCGCCGCCCGCGCCGCGGCCCGGATGGAGTCCCTGGACGACCCGCCGTCCTCCGCCGCGGCCGCCGGCGCCGCGGCGATCAGCGACTGGCTGGACGCCGGCTTCTCGGTCTCCTCCGGCGACGGCGAGGTCACCGTCACCGCCAGCGTCGAGATCCCGTCCCTCATCCCCGGCGTCGACAACTTCGGCTCGGTGGAGCGCAGCTCCACCATGCCGCGGGGGAAGGACTGA
- a CDS encoding pilus assembly protein: protein MLPLIALVLVVVWQFVLVGYTYSLAGNAADMAARAAAVGDDPAAAAAEDLPDAWDASVSVGSSNGVTTAQVDLKVPVLFPGGLDFPFTVSGTAGATDEGG from the coding sequence ATGCTGCCGCTGATCGCGCTGGTCCTCGTCGTCGTCTGGCAGTTCGTCCTCGTCGGCTACACCTACTCGCTCGCCGGCAACGCCGCCGACATGGCCGCCCGCGCCGCCGCCGTCGGCGACGACCCGGCCGCCGCGGCGGCGGAGGACCTGCCGGACGCCTGGGACGCCTCGGTGTCGGTCGGCTCGTCGAACGGCGTCACCACCGCCCAGGTCGACCTGAAGGTGCCGGTCCTCTTCCCGGGCGGGCTGGACTTCCCGTTCACGGTCAGCGGCACCGCGGGCGCGACGGACGAGGGAGGCTGA
- a CDS encoding AAA family ATPase, whose translation MTVRIQPVIADPDAARATVSLLHQLPDAEAAAPIGDSVALLDHLATLAGTGVAELPEVVLVHERIGPVPALELIRDVALRFPAVGTVLVTADTSPAGYSAAMDAGARGVVGLPLAYEELAARVQAAAQWSGGVRRHLGAATGPEAFGGPGGTLVTVSGAKGGVGTTVAAVQLALAARAAGRQVALADLDLQSGDIASYLDVQFRRSVADLAGIKDISPRVLQDAVFTHHTGLGLLLAPSEGERGEDVDDRAARQTLSALRSRYEVVVLDCGSQVTTPNAAAVELADVAVLVTTPDVISVRGAKRMLRLWDRLQIRKAEDTVVLVNRLTRNTEIQPSIIARATGTTVARTAVPAAFKELQPLVDAGRLQDLEQKSTVRQALWAVAGELGLTVVPDQAGPGAAGGPGGPGAHGGGGPRALGAGAVAAGGRGTGPAPQVAQTGAKPALPPGAPGAPGPAAAPGPAAGRGGRRWGTAGRCRWSSPACCR comes from the coding sequence ATGACCGTACGCATCCAGCCCGTCATCGCCGACCCCGACGCGGCGCGCGCCACCGTCTCGCTGCTCCACCAACTGCCCGACGCCGAGGCCGCCGCACCGATCGGCGACTCCGTCGCGCTCCTCGACCACCTCGCGACGCTCGCCGGCACCGGCGTGGCAGAACTCCCCGAGGTCGTCCTCGTGCACGAGCGGATCGGGCCGGTGCCCGCGCTGGAGCTGATCCGCGACGTCGCGCTGCGCTTCCCCGCCGTCGGCACCGTCCTCGTCACCGCCGACACCTCGCCCGCCGGTTATTCCGCCGCCATGGACGCCGGCGCCCGCGGCGTCGTCGGGCTGCCGCTGGCGTACGAGGAACTGGCCGCCCGGGTGCAGGCCGCCGCGCAGTGGAGCGGCGGCGTCCGGCGGCACCTCGGCGCCGCGACGGGTCCTGAGGCGTTCGGCGGCCCCGGCGGCACGCTCGTCACCGTCAGCGGTGCGAAGGGCGGCGTCGGCACCACCGTCGCGGCGGTGCAGCTCGCGCTCGCCGCGCGGGCCGCCGGGCGGCAGGTGGCGCTGGCCGACCTGGACCTGCAGTCCGGCGACATCGCCTCGTACCTCGACGTGCAGTTCCGCCGCTCGGTCGCGGACCTGGCGGGCATCAAGGACATCTCGCCGCGCGTGCTGCAGGACGCCGTCTTCACCCACCACACCGGCCTCGGCCTGCTGCTCGCCCCCTCCGAGGGCGAGCGCGGCGAGGACGTCGACGACCGGGCGGCGCGGCAGACGCTGAGCGCGCTGCGGTCGCGGTACGAGGTGGTGGTGCTCGACTGCGGCAGCCAGGTGACGACGCCGAACGCCGCGGCTGTCGAACTCGCCGACGTCGCCGTGCTCGTGACGACGCCCGACGTGATCTCCGTGCGCGGCGCGAAGCGCATGCTGCGGCTGTGGGACCGGCTGCAGATCCGCAAGGCGGAGGACACCGTCGTGCTGGTCAACCGGCTCACCCGGAACACCGAGATCCAGCCGTCGATCATCGCGCGGGCCACCGGGACGACGGTGGCGCGCACGGCGGTGCCCGCGGCGTTCAAGGAGTTGCAGCCGCTGGTGGACGCCGGGCGGCTGCAGGACCTGGAGCAGAAGTCGACGGTGCGGCAGGCGCTGTGGGCGGTGGCGGGGGAGCTGGGGCTGACGGTGGTGCCGGACCAGGCGGGCCCGGGTGCGGCCGGTGGTCCCGGCGGTCCGGGGGCGCACGGAGGCGGCGGGCCGCGGGCGCTGGGCGCGGGCGCCGTCGCCGCCGGCGGCCGCGGCACGGGCCCCGCGCCCCAGGTCGCGCAGACCGGCGCGAAGCCGGCGCTGCCGCCCGGCGCCCCGGGGGCGCCGGGGCCTGCCGCCGCGCCGGGTCCCGCGGCAGGGCGCGGGGGGCGCCGCTGGGGGACCGCGGGCAGGTGTCGGTGGAGTTCGCCGGCATGCTGCCGCTGA
- the cpaB gene encoding Flp pilus assembly protein CpaB, whose amino-acid sequence MNSRQRRGIILVLLSVLVALGAFAGVLAFVSDVESKVGDEATAYRLTTDVEAYEPLEPDQYEKTTMPKRWLPDTAVTDPGDLAGKVALTPLKQGSLLQSDMVSGRPDLEPGQQEIAIMIDASTGVAGKITPGARVNIFATFDAQGDGDKPVSQVIVAGARVIDVGELTPIERTGDDDPRADEGEAVPITFALGTSDAQRVAYAESFATHVRLALVAPGEEDTDIAPEDRTYTLDEDR is encoded by the coding sequence ATGAACTCACGCCAGCGTCGCGGCATCATCCTCGTCCTGCTGTCGGTCCTCGTCGCACTCGGCGCCTTCGCCGGTGTGCTGGCGTTCGTCAGCGACGTGGAGTCCAAGGTCGGCGACGAGGCCACCGCGTACCGGCTCACCACCGACGTCGAGGCGTACGAGCCGCTGGAGCCCGACCAGTACGAGAAGACGACCATGCCGAAGCGCTGGCTGCCCGACACCGCGGTCACCGACCCGGGCGACCTGGCCGGGAAGGTCGCGCTCACGCCGCTGAAGCAGGGCTCGCTGCTGCAGAGCGACATGGTCAGCGGGCGCCCCGACCTGGAGCCCGGACAGCAGGAGATCGCCATCATGATCGACGCCTCCACCGGCGTCGCCGGGAAGATCACGCCGGGCGCGCGGGTCAACATCTTCGCCACCTTCGACGCCCAGGGCGACGGCGACAAGCCCGTCTCCCAGGTGATCGTCGCGGGCGCCCGGGTCATCGACGTCGGCGAGCTGACGCCGATCGAGCGCACCGGCGACGACGACCCGCGGGCCGACGAGGGCGAGGCCGTGCCGATCACCTTCGCCCTCGGCACCTCCGACGCGCAGCGCGTGGCGTACGCGGAGTCCTTCGCCACCCACGTGCGCCTCGCGCTGGTCGCCCCCGGCGAGGAGGACACCGACATCGCCCCCGAGGACCGCACGTACACCCTCGACGAGGACCGGTGA
- a CDS encoding chitinase: MFRARRPRTPRTVRTARGSFRRLAVAAAGGLLATLLGAPLAASAEPNLVQNPGFESGLSGWTCSGTAATTVAGPVHGGTAALRATPAGQDNARCTQSVAVRPNSAYELSAWVQGSYIYLGAGGTGTTDVSTWTSGASSYTQLKTSFTTGPNTTSVTVYTHGWYGQPAYHADDVSLTGPGGDPGTVPAAPTGLQATGTAARSVSLGWSPVTGATGYNVYRDGTKVLSTGGASATVTGLTPSTAYQFQVTATNAAGESPKSAAVTGTTTPDGGGGPGVPKHAVTGYWQNFNNGATVQKIRDVSSQYDIIAVAFADATGTPGAVTFNLDSAGLGGYTVAEFKQDIAAKQQAGKSVIISVGGEKGTVAVNSSTAATNFANSLYALMTEYGFDGVDIDLENGLNSTYMTQALRSLSQKAGPGLVITMAPQTIDMQSTAGEYFKTALNIKDILTVVNMQYYNSGTMLGCDGGVYAQGTINFLTALACIQLEGGLAPSQVGLGLPASTRAAGGGYTAPSVVNAALDCLARGTNCGSFKPPRTYPDLRGAMTWSTNWDATAGNSWSGAVGPHVHALP; the protein is encoded by the coding sequence GTGTTCCGAGCACGCAGACCCCGCACGCCCCGCACCGTCCGTACCGCCAGAGGCTCCTTCCGCCGGCTCGCCGTCGCCGCGGCCGGCGGCCTCCTCGCCACGCTCCTCGGCGCCCCGCTCGCCGCGTCCGCGGAGCCCAACCTCGTCCAGAACCCCGGCTTCGAGTCCGGCCTCAGCGGCTGGACCTGCTCCGGCACCGCCGCCACCACCGTCGCCGGCCCGGTGCACGGCGGCACCGCGGCGCTGCGCGCCACCCCGGCGGGGCAGGACAACGCCCGCTGCACGCAGAGCGTCGCGGTCCGGCCCAACTCCGCGTACGAGCTGAGCGCGTGGGTGCAGGGCTCGTACATCTACCTGGGCGCCGGCGGGACGGGCACCACCGACGTCTCGACCTGGACCTCGGGCGCGTCCTCGTACACCCAGCTCAAGACGAGCTTCACCACCGGGCCCAACACCACCTCGGTGACCGTCTACACCCACGGCTGGTACGGCCAGCCCGCCTACCACGCCGACGACGTCAGCCTCACCGGACCCGGCGGCGATCCCGGCACCGTCCCCGCCGCGCCCACCGGCCTCCAGGCCACCGGCACCGCCGCCCGCTCCGTCTCGCTGGGCTGGTCCCCGGTCACCGGCGCGACCGGCTACAACGTCTACCGCGACGGCACGAAGGTGCTCAGCACCGGCGGCGCCTCCGCGACCGTCACCGGGCTGACGCCCTCGACCGCGTACCAGTTCCAGGTGACCGCGACCAACGCCGCCGGCGAGTCCCCGAAGTCCGCGGCGGTCACGGGCACGACGACCCCGGACGGCGGCGGTGGCCCCGGCGTGCCGAAGCACGCGGTGACGGGCTACTGGCAGAACTTCAACAACGGCGCCACCGTCCAGAAGATCCGCGACGTCAGCAGCCAGTACGACATCATCGCCGTCGCCTTCGCCGACGCGACCGGCACGCCGGGCGCGGTGACCTTCAACCTCGACTCGGCCGGGCTCGGCGGCTACACCGTCGCCGAGTTCAAGCAGGACATCGCCGCCAAGCAGCAGGCCGGCAAGTCCGTGATCATCTCGGTCGGCGGCGAGAAGGGCACGGTCGCCGTCAACTCCTCCACCGCGGCGACGAACTTCGCGAACAGCCTGTACGCGCTGATGACGGAGTACGGCTTCGACGGGGTCGACATCGACCTGGAGAACGGCCTGAACTCCACCTACATGACGCAGGCGCTGCGCTCGCTGTCGCAGAAGGCGGGCCCCGGCCTCGTCATCACGATGGCGCCGCAGACCATCGACATGCAGTCGACCGCCGGCGAGTACTTCAAGACGGCGCTGAACATCAAGGACATCCTCACCGTCGTCAACATGCAGTACTACAACAGCGGGACGATGCTCGGCTGCGACGGCGGCGTGTACGCCCAGGGCACGATCAACTTCCTCACCGCCCTGGCCTGCATCCAGCTCGAAGGCGGGCTCGCGCCCTCGCAGGTCGGCCTCGGCCTGCCCGCGTCCACCCGCGCCGCGGGCGGCGGCTACACCGCGCCGTCCGTCGTCAACGCCGCGCTCGACTGCCTCGCCCGCGGCACGAACTGCGGCTCGTTCAAGCCCCCGCGGACGTACCCCGACCTGCGCGGCGCGATGACCTGGTCGACCAACTGGGACGCCACCGCGGGCAACTCCTGGTCCGGCGCCGTGGGGCCGCACGTGCACGCCCTGCCCTGA
- a CDS encoding Nramp family divalent metal transporter, giving the protein MADRTEPASAPPEMRKAKWRYVGPGIVVAATGVGAGDLVATLLAGSKFGYTLLWAAVIGCVVKVALAEAVGRWHLATGRTLFEGWRTLGTWTSVYFVIYVVVWGFVYGATAMSSSALPLVALFPDGPELKTWGILTGLSGLVFVWFNRYAVFEKVMTVLVGVMFVVVVYVAIRVSPNAGDAFAGLWPTLPDDSLLYTLGLIGGVGGTITMAAYGYWVNAKGWTDIGWLKVMRLDNRVAYITTGIFVVAMLLVGAELLHSTSLSLESGDKGLVDLGDILEERYGAATAKLFLVGFFATSFTSLIGVWHGVSLLFADFVENVRGAGGGGDGSAREVAAGGRERSLPFRVYLLWLTFPPMTLLWLDEPFAIVITYGVLGAFFMPFLALTLLWLLNTDRTPRQWRNGLLSNSLLTVSGLLFLVLCVQQIRDLPW; this is encoded by the coding sequence ATGGCTGACCGCACCGAGCCTGCGTCCGCACCGCCCGAGATGAGAAAGGCCAAGTGGCGCTACGTCGGGCCGGGGATCGTCGTCGCCGCGACCGGCGTCGGCGCCGGCGACCTGGTGGCCACGCTGCTCGCCGGCAGCAAGTTCGGCTACACCCTGCTGTGGGCCGCCGTCATAGGCTGCGTCGTCAAGGTCGCCCTCGCCGAGGCCGTCGGCCGCTGGCATCTGGCCACCGGACGCACCCTGTTCGAGGGCTGGCGCACCCTCGGCACCTGGACCTCCGTCTACTTCGTGATCTACGTCGTCGTCTGGGGCTTCGTCTACGGCGCCACCGCCATGTCGTCCTCCGCGCTGCCGCTCGTCGCGCTCTTCCCGGACGGTCCGGAACTCAAGACCTGGGGCATCCTCACCGGCCTGTCCGGCCTGGTCTTCGTCTGGTTCAACCGCTACGCGGTCTTCGAGAAGGTCATGACCGTCCTCGTCGGCGTCATGTTCGTGGTCGTCGTCTACGTCGCGATCCGCGTCTCCCCGAACGCCGGGGACGCCTTCGCGGGGCTGTGGCCCACCCTGCCCGACGACTCGCTGCTCTACACCCTCGGCCTGATCGGCGGCGTCGGCGGCACGATCACCATGGCCGCGTACGGCTACTGGGTCAACGCCAAGGGTTGGACGGACATCGGCTGGCTGAAGGTCATGCGGCTGGACAACCGGGTCGCGTACATCACCACCGGCATCTTCGTCGTCGCGATGCTGCTCGTCGGCGCCGAGCTGCTGCACTCCACGAGCCTCTCGCTGGAGTCGGGCGACAAGGGCCTGGTGGACCTCGGCGACATCCTGGAGGAGCGCTACGGCGCGGCCACCGCGAAGCTCTTCCTCGTCGGCTTCTTCGCCACCTCGTTCACCTCGCTCATCGGCGTCTGGCACGGCGTCAGCCTGCTCTTCGCGGACTTCGTCGAGAACGTGCGCGGCGCGGGCGGCGGCGGCGACGGCAGCGCGCGGGAGGTCGCCGCGGGCGGCCGGGAGCGGTCGCTGCCGTTCCGCGTGTACCTGCTGTGGCTGACGTTCCCGCCGATGACGTTGCTGTGGCTCGACGAGCCGTTCGCCATCGTCATCACGTACGGCGTGCTCGGCGCTTTCTTCATGCCGTTCCTCGCGCTGACGCTGCTGTGGCTGCTCAACACCGACCGCACGCCGCGGCAGTGGCGCAACGGCCTGCTCAGCAACTCGCTGCTGACCGTCTCCGGGCTGCTCTTCCTCGTGCTGTGCGTGCAGCAGATCAGGGACCTGCCCTGGTAG